The Pan paniscus chromosome 23, NHGRI_mPanPan1-v2.0_pri, whole genome shotgun sequence genome includes the window GCTGAACCACTCGCTGCAGAGGCACATGAGCTGGGGAGCTGGGCCAGGGCCACCAGGGCAGGAAGCCAGCCCAGTAGGCCAGGGGGCCCCAGCCAGAGAGCTAGAAGCTCGCACAATACTGCCCTCCTGGCCCAGGAAGATGTGGACCAGCCAGGCAGGCTGCAGGGCCCAGGAAGAGCAGCACGGTCCCTCTCCAGGTATCCAGCCCCATCCAGTGCTGGGGGATGGAAGGAACTCCACTGGAACTCAGCTGGTTAGGGTCTGGCCAGGTGACCCTCCCTCTCTGAGCTCCAGTCCTCCCTGCACCCTCAAACGAGGGTCATGATAGAACGGGAAAATATCAGTGCAAGAAGGGATGTGCGTGCCCTGAGGGTGGTGGGCATGGGTGAGGGCTGGTACAGATAGCCAGAGTGCAGGAGGCTGGGGGTTTGCAGCTCCAGTTCCCACTGCCTGAAATcgcctcccagctcctctggcaGCCCTCACTCCCTCTCCTTCAGCTCTCAGCTCTTGTGTTTCCTCCTTGCCTCATCCAGGAAGCCTGCTCTGATGTGGCTCTTCTCCCCATGAGCACCACATTCCTCACACAGAGCACTCGCCCAAGCGCCAATGTTACTACATTCCATTGTTATTTGTATTTGACCTTTGCATTCTCCCCCAAACTGAGCCCTGAGGAACCCAGTTTGAAAACCATTCATGTAATCCATCACtttcatttattgtttgtttgtttgtttgtttgtttattttgcgacagagtcttgctccgtcacccaggctggagtgcagtggcacaacctcagctcactgtaacctccacttcctaggttaaagcaattctcctgcctcagcctcccaagtagctgggattacaggcacctgccaccacgcccggctaatttttgtgttttttagtagagatggggtttcaccatgttagccaggctggtctcaatctcctgatctcaggtgatccacccaccttggcctcccaaactgctgagattagaggcgtgggccaccatgtccagcttcaCTTTTATTTCATAGGTGAGAAAGCTGGACCGGGAGAGGGTAGGAGCTTGGTGAGCCCGTGTTGGGACACCTGCCTCCCAGTCTGCAGCTCATTCTCATAGATCATGGACTGTCAATTCCCTAAGGACAGCAGCCACATCTGGcctgtctgcctctgtcttctTCAGTCctgtatttactgagcacctatcatgtggcaggcactgttctagacatGGAGGAGACAGCAAAGAACAGACAGAAAacacatagaaacaaaaataaaaaatatgcggctgggtgtggtggctcatgcctgtaatcccagccctctgggaggctgaggtgggaggatcactcaagattaagagtttgagaccagcccaggcaacatagggagaccctgtctctacaaaaaaaaaaaaaattaagtgtttttttgtgttttttttttttgagacagagtctcactttgtcgccaggttggagtgcggtggtgctatctcggctcactgcaagctctgcctcccgggttcacaccattctcctccctcagcctcccaagtaggtgggactacaggcgcccgccaccacgcccagctaatttttttgtatttttagtagagatggggtttcaccatgttagccaggatggtctcgatctcctgacctcgtgatcctcctgcctcggcctcccaaagtgctgggattacaggcgtaagccaccgcacccggccaaaaattaagtttttaataaataaaaataaaggatatgGAATGAAAAGCTGGGGGAGCTACTGTAGCAATGGGGGATGGGAAGCTTAAACCCTCCTGCAGGCTCTCAGGATGGAGCCCATTCCCCTCCTCAAGGCCAGGCAGGCTCTACAAAGCTTGGGGCTTTGGTAGCTGAACAGAAATGGAGCCAGGCCATGCCGGCAGGAGAAGGATGTGAACCAGGTTGCCCAGGAACCCAGACTCCATGGCCCAAAAGTCATAGACTGGGGTTGTAGAGAGAGGGAAAGTGGAATACAGAACTGGCGATGTGGAGCCAACTGAGATGTAAGGGGGACATATCGCCTTCTCTCTGGGTCAGGGAAGTCATTACGTACTGGgatggggtatgtgtgtgtcgtgtgtgtgtgagcacacaATGGGCAAGAGGTCCTCTAACCCAGGGGTTCTCAGACTTGTTTCAAGGAGCATAACGCTTTATTAAACCAAAACACTTCTTCGAATCTGATAAATGACACTTAAGAGTAGATCTGCCgaccgggtgctgtggctcacacctgtaatcccagcactttggaaggccgaagagggtggatcacgaggtcaggagatcgagaccatcttggctggcacggtgaaaccccatctctactaaaaatacaaaaattagccgggctcggtggcgggcgcctgtagtcccagctactcgggaggctgaggcaggagaatggcataaacctgtgaggcggaggttgcagtgagccgagattgcaccactgcactccagcctgggtgacagagcgagactccgtctcaaaaaacaaagagtaGATCTGCCCATTGAAGCAAGTAGGGGCAGTGTCTCTCCCCATCCGCTTCCTGCATACCTCCTCCCAACAGGCctatggtatttctgttttatttatttttatttattattattgtttttattttggggggttgggttttttgttttttttggttgtttgaaacagggtctggctctttCGTCCAGGTGgaagtggagtggcacaatctcagtccactgtaacctctgcctcccaggctcaaggtatccttccatctcagcctcccaaatagctgggactacaggcgtgcaccaccatgccaggctaaattttgtaatttttttatacagatgcagccttgccatgttgtctaggctggtcttgaactcctgagctcaagtgatctgcccgtctcagcctcccatagtggtgggattacaggcatgagccgtcacATCTAGcctgttcttaatttttttttctttttttttttgactcagactctcgctctgttgcccaggctggagtgcaatggcgtgatctcagctcactgcaacctccacctcctgggttcaagcaattctcctgcctcagcctcccgagtagctgggattacaggcacctgccaccatgcccagctaatttttgtatttttagtagagacagggtttcaccatattggccaggctggtctcgaaatcctgacctcgtgatccgcccacctcagcctccttactgggattacaggcataagccactgcgcccagcctattaatttttttattggccaggtgtggtggctcatgcctgtaatctcagtactttgggaggccgaggcaggtggattgctcgaggtcaggagtttaagaccagcctggacaacatggtaagaccctatctctacaaaaaaaaaaaaaatacaaaaaaaaaaaaaagaaaaaagaaaagaaaaattagccgggcatggtggtgctagcctgtagtcacagctactcgggaggctgaagtgagaggattgcttaagtccaggaggcgAACATTGCAGTatgccgagatcacgccactgcactccagcctggatgacagagcaagaccctgtctccaaaaaataaataataaaacaattttaaaatttattttattttacttttttttagaggtggagtctctctttgtagcccaggctggagtgcagtggcatgatcattgctcactgcagctttgaattcttgggctcaaactattctcccacttcagcctcccaagtagctggggctacaggcacacgccactatgcctggcctttttttgtttgttttagaaacagggtgtcactatgtctcccaggcaggagtgcggtGACTcactcatggctcacttcagtcttgacgtcccaggctcaagcaatcttcccacctcagcctcccaagtctctaggagtacaggcatgcaccaccatgcccagttaatttttgtgttttttgtagaggtgggtgtcatgttgcccaggctggtctcaaacttcagagctcaagtaatccacccatccctgcctcccaaagggctgggaatacaggcttaAGACACCATTCTGGgccacaatttttttatttctctttgagatggagtctctgttgcccaggctggagtgcaatggcacgatctcagcccactgtaacctccacctcctgggttcaagccattctcctgcctcagcctcccgagtagctgagattacaggcgcgtgccaccatgcctggctaatttttgtatttttaatagagacagggtttcaccatgttggccaggctggtcttgaactcctgatctcaagtgatccacccaccttggcctcctaaagtgctgggattacaggcatgagtcacggtgcccagcctacaaaaaaaaaaattttttttttttttgaggtggagtcttgcactgtcacccaggctagagtgcaatggcatgatctcggctcactgcaacctctgcctcgcgggttcaagcgattctcctgcctcagcctcccgagaagctgagactacaggcgcccgccaccacacccagctaattttttgtatttttagtagagatggggtttcactatattggtcaggctggtcttgaactgcccaaagtgctgggattacaggcgtgagccactgcgcccagccagcacaggagttttgacctgctccttttcgttttcctttttctttctttcttttggtttttttttttttttttttttttttttttttttttttttgagatggaatctcactctatcgcccaggctggagtgcagtggtgcaatctcagcttgctgcaacctccgcctcccagattcaagcaattctcctgcctcagcctgccgagtaactgggattaggCGTGCGTGCGccacaatgcctagctaatttttgcatttttagtagagacgggttttcaccatgttagccaggtgggtcccgaactcctgacctcaggtgacctgcccgccttggcctcccaaagtgctgggattacaggcatgagccaccgagcctggccaacCTGCTCCTTTTCTAACCTGGGCCAGTTCACCTCTCCTTAGACAAGCTGGTGGTTTCCTGCTCCCAGGAAGTCACCAATTTATGCCAAATTTAGTGCAGACACCCCATCAGTATAGTACATTACAATCCAGAAGTCCTGGAtccaagcaagcctcctgcctcaacctcccaagtagctgggagtataggtgtgtGCCCAGCAGTTCTATATTTCCAAGGAACCCTGGAGCCCTAAAGAACCCAGTTTGAAACCACCactttcaggctgggcatggtggctcatgcctgtaatcccagcactttgggaggctgaggcctgtggatcacttgaggtcaggagttcaagaccagcctggccaacatggcgaaacctcgtctctactaaaactatgaaaatcagctaggcatggtggcaagtgtttgtaatcccagctatttgagaggctgaggcaggagaatcacgtgaacccaggaggtgaagattgcagtgagctgagatcatgccactgcactccagcctgggtgacagagtgagactccatctcaaaggaaaaaaaaagaaaccatctcTTTCATTTAATAGGTGAGAAAGTTGAACCTGGAGAAGGCAGCAGCATGGTGAGCTCATGCAGGGACTCCTGCCTCCCTGCAACTCATTCTCATATGTCTTGGGCACCAGTGATGTGCTAAGTCACATGCAGGGATGCAATAGGGACAAGGGAAAACATGGCTTCTGCTCTCCCCAAGATCAGAGTTGATGGGGGTGACAGGCAGGTCACTGGACAATCACTGCACAACATGATGAGAACAAGGATGGCAGAAACCCAGCCCTGGGGAAGCCTGGCTTTGCTCATCCACTCAACCAACATTCCCGAATGCTTTTGACATACTTTGGGGCAGCTGCTGGATGGTAACTGTGGGGTTCCCAGAGACCCATCCACCCCAGTGTCCTTTTTCTTGGTGACAGCCtactctctttatttttatttttatttttgagatggagtctcgctctgtcgcccaggctggagtgcagtggcgggatctcggcccactgcaagctccatctcctgagttcatgtcattctcctgcctcggcctcccaaataagtgagactacaggtgcccgccaccacgcctggctaatggctaattttttgtatttttagtagagacggggtttcaccatgttagccaggatggtctctatctcctgacctcgtgatccgcctgccttggcctcccaaagtgctgggattacaggagtgagccaccgcacccggcttttttttttttttgagacagtcttgctctgttgcccaggctggagtgcagtggtgccatcacagctcattgcGACTTTGACCTCACCTtgcaggctcaagcaatcatttcatctcagctggaaatgcagactGGGTCtcgctcactctgttgcccaggctagtctcaaactcccgggcttaagtgaccctcccatctcagcctcctgggtagctggcactacaggcatgcaccagcacgcccagctaaaattttttttgtagagacagggtctctctatgatgctcaggcaggtcttgagttcctgggctcaagtgatcctcccaccctggtcacccaaagggctgggattacaggtctgtgccaccatgcccggcccagccTGCCCTCCTGACCTGACAGTTGAGGCCCTACTGGAGACTGCAGCAGGGCATCCAGGCTGTGAAACCCCACCCACCAGCTCTGCCTCAGTTGCCCATGTGCCCTGGCAAGCCAGTGGCTCTCACAGAGCCTCAGGTTCTCTTCCATAAAACAGGGCTGTGATGAAGATTCTCTCAAGATAGTCCTCCCTGTGGCTACCATGTCCAGGAGCCCAGCACCAGTTCAAGGCTAAGGCCATCCCTGCATCTCACCTCCCCTTCCTCTCACATACACACTACATCTGCCTCACCTCTCATAAAGAacatctgggctgggcacggtggctcatgcctgtaatcccaccattttgggaggccaaagtggcaggatcacaaggtcaggagatcgaaatcatcctggccaacatgatgaaaccccgtctctattaaaaatacaaaaattagctgggcgtggtggtgcatgcctgtaatcccagctactcaggaggctgaggcaggagaatcacttgaacgagggagtcggaggttgcagtgagccgaaatcgtgccactgcatgccagcctggtgacagagcaaaactctgtctcaaaaataaaataaaataaagggccatgcgcggtggctcacgcctgtaatcccagcactttgtgaggccgaggcgggcagatcacaaggtcaggagatcgagaccatcctggttaacatggtgaaaccccatctctactgaaaatacaaaaaaattagccaggcgtggtggcgggcgcctgtagtcccagctacttgagaggctgaggcaggagaatggcgtgaactcaggaggcggagcttgcagtgagcagagattgcgccactgcactccagcctgggcaacagagcgagactccatctcaaaaaaaaaaaaaaaaaaaaaaaaaaaaaaaagaacatctgcAGCCATAATTCCCGATGTTCTTGTTACTTGACACTGCCTAAAGGCATGTTCTGTGGGTTCTGGGGAAACTGATTTGAAAAACTTGAGTGTTGTAAAGGAGGGCCATAAGCTGAGTGAACACAGCAGTTGTGAGAGGTCCCAGGTGCTTCCTGGGGACAGGGAGACACGACAGACCAAGAAGCAAAGGGGCCTCTGATGTGACTTCAATATCAAGGTCttgtcgggcacagtggctcatgcctgtaatcgcagcactttaagaggccgaggcgagtggatcacttgaggtcagaagttcaagaccatcctggccaacatactgaaaccctgtctctactaaaaagtacaaaaaattagctgggcatggtggctcaagcctgtaatcccagctacttgggaggctgaggcaggagaatctcttgaatgtggaaggtagaggttgcaatgagccaagattgcgccactgcactccagcctggcgacagagtgaggccccatctcaaaaaaaaaaaaaaaaatcaatgtctcGATGCAGACTGCCAGGTATCAGGTGTCCATCCATGTCTCCCAAAAGCCACTTGGCACCAGGAGCAGACAGGAAGGGCAAAGAGGAGCCAGACTGAAGCAGGGCTTCTTAGCTCCCAAGCCACACAGGTGGCCACCAGTCagagaggctgtgtgtgtgtgtgtgtgtgtgtgtgtgtgtgtatttctttagttcagtgtgtgtatgtatgtttcttCTGCAGctcagtgtatgtgtgtattccttcagctcagtgtgtgtgtgtgtgtgtgtatgtttcttctgcagctctgtgtgtgtgtgtgtgtgtgtgtgtgtgtgtgtgtgtttcttctgcAGCTCAGGATGCCTCCAACATTTCTGCTGaagcctcaccctcaccctcactccTGGCCCATCCTGAGGCCTCTACCTAAGATGCCAATGAGTAGCCCAGACACTGGGGCTCCAGCGTTTGTCACCAGGTGGTACCTGGATGTGGGAGGTAGACAGGCCAGATGGCCAGTTTGGGCAGTGCCCCTCATGCCTATCTGGCCCTGGGTCCCTATGCCACCTTGCTGGGGAGGGTCTTTTCGCTTACACCTCCTCTGAGCCGACTCTGCCCAGTAACACAAATGTGTATCAGGTACATCCTTTCCCCAAAAGGTGGATGACCAGCTGGGTGATCAGGGCTGTTAGGGGGCTGAAGGGTCCTGGGGAGTCCAGGTCTAGCCAAGTTGAGGCCTATCCTGCTGCATTTTCCAGCCACCTGACCCAAATACACCACCTGAACCCACGACCAGGTATGCCCACACCCCATGGGTGGCCTTAACACACACACCCTGCCCCTTTCTCCAAGTACAGGAGCAGCAGCCCAGACTTCCCTCAGGGCACCGCGGCCTGCTTGGGACTGCACAGTGCCTGGGAGGGTGCCTGGGGAGGGTCACAAGGGACTTGGTGCTAGAAGCAGGAAAAGTGTAGGAACCGGAAAAGCCCCCGTGCATCCTGGAAGGGACATGGGCCAGTTTGAGCAGGGGTGTGGGAGTCCAGCCCTGGCCTTGCCAGGTGGAGAGGCGCCTGGACCAGACATCCCGCGGCACGAGGCGGGGGAACATGCCAAGAGGCGGAAGGGGCACGCGGAGACCCCCAGGGGGCGCCGGAAGGGGCGCGCCGGGCGGTCGGCGGCGGCCGTTGGCGAGCTGAGGCCTGCCAGGCGAAGTCTGGAGACCAGCCGGGCCGCGGCCGCAATGGCCAAGGACTCGCCCAGCCCCTTGGGCGCGTCGCCCAAGAAGCCGGGCTGGTCCAGCCCGGCGGCGGCAGTGCTGGAGAACCAGAGGCGGGAGCTGGAGAAGCTACGGGGGGAGCTGGAGGCGGAGCGGGCAGGCTGGCGGGCGGAACGGCGGCGCTTCGCTGCCCGGGAGCGCCAGCTGCGTGAGGAGGCCGAGCGGGAGCGGCGGCAGCTGGCTGACCATCTGCGCTCCAAGTGGGAGGCACAGCGCAGCCGGGAGTTGCGGCAGCTGCAAGAGGAGATGCAGCGGGAACGTGAGGCCGAGATCCGGCAGCTGCTGCGCTGGAAGGAGGCCGAGCAGCGgcagctgcagcagctgctgcacagGGAGCGCGATGGCGTGGTGCGCCAAGCCCGGGAGCTGCAGCGTCAGCTGGCCGAGGAGCTGGTGAACCGCGGCCACTGTAGCCGCCCGGGGGCGTCCGAGGTTTCCGCGGCGCAGTGCCGCTGTCGCCTACAGGAAGTGTTGGCGCAGCTTCGCTGGCAGACAGACGGCGAGCAGGCGGCACGCATCCGCTATCTGCAGGCGGCGCTGGAGGTGGAGCGCCAGCTCTTCCTCAAGTACATCCTGGCGCACTTCCGCGGGCACCCGGCTTTGTCGGGATCACCGGACCCCCAAGCTGTGCATTCCTTGGAAGAACCGCTGCCCCAGACCTCCAGCGGCTCTTGCCACGCCCCCAAACCCGCCTGTCAACTCGGATCTCCAGACAGCCTGAGTGCTGAAGTCGGTGTGCGCTCCCGCTCGCTAGACCTGGTGTCCTCTGCGTGCTCCAGCTCCCCAGACGGCCTGCTCTCCACGCACGCCAGCTCCCTTGATTGCTTCGCACCTGCGTGTTCCCGCTCGCTTGACAGCACCCGGAGCCTCCCCAAGGCCTCCAAATCCGAGGAGCGGCCCTCCTCACCAGACACCTCCACCCCTGGCTCCCGGAGGCTCTCGCCGCCACCATCGCCACTCccgccgccaccaccaccatcagcccACAGGAAACTCAGCAACCCCCAGGGAGGAGAAGGCTCTGAGAGCCAGCCCTGCGAAGTCCTGACTCCCTCACCCCCTGGCCTGGGCCACCAAGAGCTGATAAAGCTGGACTGGCTGCTGGCCAAGGCGTTGTGGGTGCTGGCGCGCCGTTGTTATACCCTGCAAGAGGAGAACAAGCAGCTGCGGCGTGCAGGCTGCCCCTACCAGGCAGACGAGAAGGTGAAGCGGCTCAAGGTAAAGCGCGCGGAGCTGACCGAGCTCGCGTGGCGCCTAGCTGACCGCGCCCGCAAGCTGCAGGAGACCAACCTCCGGGCCGTGAGCGCGCCTATACCCGGCGAGAGTTGCGCCGGCCTGGAGCTATGCCAAGTCTTTGCCCGCCAGCGCGCTCGGGACCTGTCGGAGCAGGCGAGCGCGCCGCTGGCCAAGGACAAGCAGATCGAAGAGCTGCGGCAGGAGTGCCACCTCCTGCAGGCGCGTGTCGCCTCGGGTCCCTGCAGCGACCTGCATACTGGAAGGGGCGGCCCCTGCACCCAGTGGCTCAACGTCAGAGACTTAGACCGCCTGCAGCGCGAGTCCCAGCGGGAAGTGCTGCGCCTGCAGAGGCAGCTGATGCTTCAGCAGGGCAACGGTGGCGCTTGGCCCGAGGCGGGCGGCCAGAGCGCAACCTGCGAGGAGGTGCGACGGCAGATGCTGGCGCTGGAGCACGAGCTGGACCAGCGGCGGGGCGAGTGCCAGGAGCTGGGCGCGCAGGCGGCCCCGGCGCGGCGACGTGGCCAGGAGGCCGAGACACAGCTGCAGGCGGCGCTGCTCAAAAACGCCTGGCTGGCGGAGGAGAATGGGCGGCTGCAGGCCAAGACCGACTGGGTGCGGAAGGTGGAGGCTGAGAATAGCGAAGTGCGCGGCCACCTGGGCCGCGCGTGTCAAGAGCGCGATGCCTCCGGCTTGATCGCCGAACAGCTGCTGCAGCAGGCGGCGCGCGGGCAGGACAGGCAGCAGCAGCTGCAACGCGACCCGCAGAAGGCCCTGTGTGACCTCCATGCTTCCTGGAAGGAGATACAGGCGCCCCAGTGTCGGCCTGGTCACCCTCCTGAACAGCCCTGGGAGACCAGTCAAATGCCGGAGTCCCAAGTTAAAGGTAGCAGAAGGCCCAAGTTCCAGGCACGGCCTGAAGACTACGCAGTGTCACAGCCCAACAGAGACATacaggagaaaagggaagccTCCCTCGAGGAGAGCCCAGTTGCCCTTGGGGAGTCAGCCAGTGTCCCCCAAGTTTCAGAGACAGTCCCTGCCAGCCAACCTCTGTCCAAGAAAACCAGCTCCCAGTCAAACTCCTCCTCTGAGGGGTCGATGTGGGCCACCGTGCCGTCCTCCCCTACTCTGGACAGGGACACAGCCAGTGAGGTGGATGACCTGGAGCCTGACAGCGTGTCCCTGGCCCTGGAAATGGGGGGCTCGGCGGCTCCTGCTGCCCCCAAGCTCAAGATCTTCATGGCTCAGTATAACTACAACCCATTTGAGGGGCCCAATGATCACCCTGAGGGTGAGCTGCCCCTCACAGCTGGGGACTACATATATATCTTCGGGGACATGGATGAGGATGGCTTCTATGAGGGGGAGCTTGAGGATGGCCGGCGGGGGCTGGTGCCCTCCAACTTCGTGCAGCAGATTCCGGACAGCTACATCCCAGGCTGCCTGCCTGCCAAATCCCCTGATCTTGGCCCCAATCAACTCCCAGCGGGGCAGGATGAAGCTCTGGAGGAAGACAGCTTATTATCTGGGAAAGCCCAGGGAGTGGTGGACAGAGGGCTGTGCCAGATGGTCAGGGTGGGCTCCAAGACAGAAGTAGCAACAGAGATCCTGGATACCAAGATGGAAGCCTGCCAGCTGGGCTTGCTGCAGAGCATGGGGAAGCAGAGCCTCTCCAGACCCCTTCTGGGGACCAAAGGGGTGCTCTGTATGGCTCCCATGCAGCTACACCTGCAGAATGTCACAGCCACATCAGCCAACATCACCTGGGTCTACAGCAGCCACCGCCACCCCCATGTGGTATATCTTGATGACCGAGAGCATGCCCTGACCCCAGCGGGCGTGAGCTGCTACACCTTCCAGGGCCTGTGCCCCGGCACGCACTACCGGGCGCGGGTGGAGGTGCGGCTGCCATGGGACTTGCTGCAGGTGTATTGGGGAACTATGTCCTCCACCGTCACCTTCGACACACTCTTGGCAGGACCTCCCCACCCACCGCTGGATGTGCTGGTGGAGCGCCATGCCTCGCCAGGTGTCCTGGTGGTCAGCTGGCTCCCTGTGACCATTGACTCAGCTGGGTCCTCCAATGGAGTCCAGGTCACCGGTTATGCTGTGTATGCAGATGGGCTTAAGGTTTGTGAGGTCGCCAATGCCACTGCTGGGAGCACCCTATTGGAATTCTCCCAGCTACAAGTGCCCCTCATGTGGCAGAAGGTCTCAGTGAGAACCATGTCACTCTGTGGTGAGTCCCTGGATTCAGTGCCGGCTCAGATCCCCGAGGACTTCTTCATGTGTCACCGATGGCCAGAGACTCCACCCTTTAGCTACACTTGTGGCGACCCATCCACCTACAGAGTCACCTTCCCCGTCTGCCCCCAGAAGCTGGCACTGGCTCCTCTGAGTGCCAAGGCCAGCCCCCACAACCCTGGAAGCTGCGGGGAGCCCCAGGCCAAGTTCCTAGAAGCATTCTTTGAAGAACCCCCAAGGAGGCAATCCCCAGTGTCCAACCTGGGCTCGGAAGGAGAATGTCCGAGTTCAGGGGCTGGCAGCCAAGCCCAGGAGCTTGCAGAGGCCTGGGAGGGCTGTAGAAAGGACCTGCTCTTTCAGAAGAGTCCCCAGAACCACAGGCCACCTTCGGTCAGTGAGCAGCCTGGGGAGAAGGAAAATTGCTACCAGCACATGGGCACCAGCAAAAGCCCTGCTCCAGGATTCATCCATCTACGCACCGAGTGTGGGCCCAGGAAAGAACCGTGTCAGGAAAAGCCTGCCCTTGAGAGGGTACTTCGGCAAAAGCAAGATGCCCAAGGGTTCACACCTCCCCAGCTGGGCGCCAGCCAACAGTATGCATCTGACTTCCATAACATTttgaaggaggagcaggaggcaCTGTGCTTGGATCTGTGGGGCACAGAGAGgcgagaggagaggagggagcctGAGCCCCA containing:
- the LOC117977433 gene encoding RIMS-binding protein 3A isoform X3, with the translated sequence MAKDSPSPLGASPKKPGWSSPAAAVLENQRRELEKLRGELEAERAGWRAERRRFAARERQLREEAERERRQLADHLRSKWEAQRSRELRQLQEEMQREREAEIRQLLRWKEAEQRQLQQLLHRERDGVVRQARELQRQLAEELVNRGHCSRPGASEVSAAQCRCRLQEVLAQLRWQTDGEQAARIRYLQAALEVERQLFLKYILAHFRGHPALSGSPDPQAVHSLEEPLPQTSSGSCHAPKPACQLGSPDSLSAEVGVRSRSLDLVSSACSSSPDGLLSTHASSLDCFAPACSRSLDSTRSLPKASKSEERPSSPDTSTPGSRRLSPPPSPLPPPPPPSAHRKLSNPQGGEGSESQPCEVLTPSPPGLGHQELIKLDWLLAKALWVLARRCYTLQEENKQLRRAGCPYQADEKVKRLKVKRAELTELAWRLADRARKLQETNLRAVSAPIPGESCAGLELCQVFARQRARDLSEQASAPLAKDKQIEELRQECHLLQARVASGPCSDLHTGRGGPCTQWLNVRDLDRLQRESQREVLRLQRQLMLQQGNGGAWPEAGGQSATCEEVRRQMLALEHELDQRRGECQELGAQAAPARRRGQEAETQLQAALLKNAWLAEENGRLQAKTDWVRKVEAENSEVRGHLGRACQERDASGLIAEQLLQQAARGQDRQQQLQRDPQKALCDLHASWKEIQAPQCRPGHPPEQPWETSQMPESQVKGSRRPKFQARPEDYAVSQPNRDIQEKREASLEESPVALGESASVPQVSETVPASQPLSKKTSSQSNSSSEGSMWATVPSSPTLDRDTASEVDDLEPDSVSLALEMGGSAAPAAPKLKIFMAQYNYNPFEGPNDHPEGELPLTAGDYIYIFGDMDEDGFYEGELEDGRRGLVPSNFVQQIPDSYIPGCLPAKSPDLGPNQLPAGQDEALEEDSLLSGKAQGVVDRGLCQMVRVGSKTEVATEILDTKMEACQLGLLQSMGKQSLSRPLLGTKGVLCMAPMQLHLQNVTATSANITWVYSSHRHPHVVYLDDREHALTPAGVSCYTFQGLCPGTHYRARVEVRLPWDLLQVYWGTMSSTVTFDTLLAGPPHPPLDVLVERHASPGVLVVSWLPVTIDSAGSSNGVQVTGYAVYADGLKVCEVANATAGSTLLEFSQLQVPLMWQKVSVRTMSLCGESLDSVPAQIPEDFFMCHRWPETPPFSYTCGDPSTYRVTFPVCPQKLALAPLSAKASPHNPGSCGEPQAKFLEAFFEEPPRRQSPVSNLGSEGECPSSGAGSQAQELAEAWEGCRKDLLFQKSPQNHRPPSVSEQPGEKENCYQHMGTSKSPAPGFIHLRTECGPRKEPCQEKPALERVLRQKQDAQGFTPPQLGASQQYASDFHNILKEEQEALCLDLWGTERREERREPEPHSRQGQALGVKRGCQLHEPSSALCPAPSAKVIKMPRGGPQQLGTGTNTPARVFVALSDYNPLVMSANLKAAEEELVFQKRQLLRVWGSQDTHDFYLSACNRVDSADLAD